In one window of Nicotiana tabacum cultivar K326 chromosome 12, ASM71507v2, whole genome shotgun sequence DNA:
- the LOC142167236 gene encoding uncharacterized protein LOC142167236, with the protein MKVDFQKIEVVKNWPRPTSVFNIRSFLGLASYYRRFVEGFSSISSPLTRLTQKKAIFQQSYACEKSFEELKNRLTSAPVLTLPEGTEGFVVYCNASGVDLGCVLMQHGKANVVADALSHGSMGSLAHVETDKRTMTKEVHRLASLGVRLLDFEDGGIIFQNRVIVDRLTKSDHFLPVKTTDSVEDYAKLYIQEIVRLHGTPLSIISDRGAQFTTNFWKSFQKGLGTRVNLSTAFHPQANGRAERTQNLEDMLRACVIDFKEIHGRLVSVVPTEIVRVKDSLTYEEIPVTILDR; encoded by the exons ATGAAGGTGGATTTTCAGAAAATAGAGgtagtgaagaattggcctagacccacctcAGTATTCAAtataagaagtttcttgggtctaGCAAGCTATTACAGGCGTTTCGTAGAGGGATTTTCCTCTATCTCATCCCCTTTGACTAGACTGACTCAGAAGAAGGCCATATTTCAGCAGTCATATGCTTGCGAGAAAAGTTTTGAGGAGTTGAAGAATAGGTTGACTTCAGCTCCAGTATTGACACTACCGGAAGGAACCGAAGGGTTCGTTGTTTATTGTAATGCTTCAGGGGTTGATCTTGGGTGCGTGTTAATGCAGCACG GGAAAGCAAATGTTGTAGCCGATGCTCTCAGTCATGGTTCTATGGGGAGCTTAGCTCATGTTGAGACAGACAAGCGAACTATGACAAAGGAAGTCCACCGCTTAGCAAGTCTAGGAGTTCGACTTCTGGACTTCGAAGATGGTGGCATTATTTTTCAGAACAGG GTGATTGTAGACCGACTTACCAAGTCAGATCATTTCTTGCCAGTGAAGACTACAGATTCAGTAGAGGATTATGCTAAGTTGTATATCCAGGAAATCGTCCGATTGCATGGGACTCCTTTGTCCATCATCTCAGATCGTGGTGCTCAGTTCACAACGAACTTTTGGAAATCCTTTCAGAAAGGATTGGGCACTAGGGTGAacctcagcacagcttttcatcctcaggCTAATGGTCGGGCAGAGCGCACTCAGAatcttgaggatatgttgagggcgTGTGTTATCGATTttaaag aaattcATGGAAGACTTGTCTCTGTAGTTCCTACAGAGATTGTAAGGGTTAAAGATagcttgacttatgaagaaattccagtgaCTATTCTTGATCGTTAA